The proteins below are encoded in one region of Mangifera indica cultivar Alphonso chromosome 7, CATAS_Mindica_2.1, whole genome shotgun sequence:
- the LOC123220832 gene encoding putative disease resistance protein RGA1, with the protein MEVVLEPVVSELVDGLFKILGSKEVRDFARQLVGGVDSEIKELENKLRMVEDLLRNAEDRQLMDKRVKEWLDNLQHWAYDAEDVMDEFAYEALRHKRKAEHQASYSKVFSCLPASFSSPLFAVQMGSKIKKINSRLEKLRQQRSAERELQTLPGLPPTNIAAPQKPEETSSVPLGQVYGRNEDEVELLKMVKSGANFQLIAVVGVGGIGKTTIAREVYNHKELEDIKFDKKAWVEYIEWEKLKSAFAAGALGSTMIVTTRHTDVAQTIRCSHTYQLKLLSDEACKSLFKEHAFGTGAAANADQVSISIYDRVVKRCKGLPLAAKTFGCLLHSRPSNTWEEILESKIWSAFDECDHILPTLKLSYHYLPLNLKRCFGYCAIFPQDYEFEEKELALLWIAEGIVQPSNKQLDEAGYNLEDLKSLSFLQELYISKLQNVTNPNQVREQILSNKNNLKVLLLEWEYEENSLKADVEMKLLDKLKPLSNLKELTIQGYGCESFQSWLGDWSWLCNLVVLILEECKRCTSLPSLEMLSSLEDLTIKDMVGLKRIDFRTPFKSLKFLYFENLIEWEHWDNWRENDDIENFPKLRVLLIITCPKLTRKIPDYLSLLERLFIWFCPKLVVSFSNYPIHCKLEIDDCEGMVCNDGSIDFKWLDSRYLANIPTVEDKLKKGSQSVDLLKIVCNEEIIESWQSLENINFLSNINYLEIRDCQNLRSIGRGMLPLSLKSLRIDHCEELKFLEDLSVSLLERLWISECGSLKCISLDGPLPETLNQLDVGGCKALETLSSSRNSLHHLPCLESIKIDGCPKLSVREGVPTSLRQLLINECEDDKGMGIEELPQLKSISDLTNLTALESGVTSLTKLYIEECQKLKSIPSLSGLTSLQELTIATLPQLESIQDLSNLTSLEDLQISKCPRIKSIPSLSGLTPLQELRIADLPQLESIQDLSNLTSLEDLQISKCLRIKSIPSLSSLTSLTGFKIEECPSLISIPHLSSLTSLQSLRITECPLLIKRWKSVTGKYSSKIAQIPKVVIDGKFIYNLKEYEVDRRSSLSLIFLMAQIRLIPSKLMINKNISMVVCPEDLSVTD; encoded by the exons ATGGAAGTCGTTCTTGAGCCTGTCGTCTCCGAACTCGTTGACGGGTTGTTTAAGATATTGGGGTCCAAAGAAGTGCGGGACTTTGCCCGGCAACTTGTTGGGGGGGTAGATTCAGAGATCAAAGAGCTGGAGAACAAGTTGCGGATGGTTGAAGACCTTCTTCGCAATGCAGAAGACAGGCAGCTGATGGATAAACGAGTCAAAGAGTGGCTTGACAATCTTCAACATTGGGCTTATGATGCGGAGGACGTAATGGATGAGTTTGCCTACGAAGCTTTGCGACACAAACGCAAGGCAGAACACCAGGCTAGCTACAGCAAAGTATTTAGCTGTCTACCTGCTTCTTTCTCTAGTCCTTTGTTCGCTGTCCAGATGGGGTCCAAgatcaaaaaaatcaatagcCGGTTGGAAAAACTTCGCCAACAAAGATCAGCTGAACGTGAACTTCAAACGCTTCCTGGACTGCCACCAACTAACATCGCTGCACCGCAAAAACCAGAGGAAACTTCAAGCGTCCCACTTGGACAAGTTTATGGCAGAAACGAAGATGAAGTCGAATTACTGAAAATGGTGAAAAGTGGTGCCAACTTTCAACTAATAGCAGTTGTCGGCGTGGGAGGGATCGGCAAAACAACAATTGCTCGAGAAGTGTACAATCACAAGGAGTTGGAAGATATCAAGTTTGACAAAAAAGCGTGG GTGGAGTACATCGAATGGGAAAAGCTTAAGTCTGCTTTTGCAGCTGGTGCTCTTGGAAGCACGATGATCGTGACAACACGCCATACGGATGTTGCACAAACAATAAGATGCTCTCATACTTATCAATTGAAGCTTTTATCCGACGAAGCTTGTAAATCCTTGTTTAAGGAGCATGCATTTGGGACTGGTGCAGCTGCTAATGCTGATCAAGTTTCCATTTCAATTTATGATAGAGTTGTTAAAAGGTGCAAAGGCCTACCACTGGCAGCAAAGACCTTCGGTTGTCTTCTACACTCTAGGCCGAGCAATACTTGGGAAGAAATATTAGAAAGCAAAATATGGAGTGCATTTGATGAATGTGATCACATTCTCCCAACGTTAAAGCTAAGCTATCATTATCTTCCTTTGAATCTGAAAAGATGTTTTGGCTATTGCGCAATCTTTCCTCAAGATTACGAATTTGAGGAGAAGGAACTTGCACTTTTATGGATTGCGGAAGGTATTGTTCAACCATCAAATAAGCAACTGGATGAGGCAG GTTATAATTTGGAAGATTTGAAGAGCTTAAGTTTTCTTCAAGAGCTttacatttcaaaattacaaaatgtgACAAATCCAAATCAAGTACGGGAGCAAATACTAAGTAATAAGAACAATTTAAAAGTGTTGTTACTAGAATGGGAATATGAAGAAAACTCATTGAAAGCAGATGTAGAAATGAAGCTACTTGACAAGCTAAAGCCTCTTAGCAATTTAAAAGAACTCACAATCCAAGGCTACGGTTGTGAAAGTTTTCAATCTTGGTTAGGAGATTGGTCATGGCTTTGTAATTTGGTGGTTCTTATATTAGAAGAATGTAAGAGGTGCACGTCTTTACCTTCACTTGAAATGTTGAGCTCACTTGAAGACTTAACCATTAAAGATATGGTGGGTCTAAAAAGAATAGATTTTCGAACACCTTTCAAGtcattaaaatttctttattttgagaatttgaTAGAATGGGAGCATTGGGACAATTGGAGAGAAAATGAcgatattgaaaattttcctaAGCTGCGTGTGCTTTTAATTATAACTTGTCCCAAACTTACTCGAAAAATACCTGATTATCTTTCTTTATTAGAaagattatttatttggttttgtcCAAAGTTGGTGGTTTCATTCTCAAATTATCCAATACATTGCAAATTAGAAATTGATGATTGTGAAGGAATGGTGTGTAATGATGGTTCAATTGATTTTAAGTGGCTAGATTCTAGATATCTTGCAAATATTCCAACGgttgaagataaattaaagaaaggtTCTCAAAGCGTAGATCTTTTGAAGATTGTTTGTAATGAAGAGATTATAGAATCATGGCAAAGTTTGGAAAACATCAATTTCCtttctaatataaattatctTGAGATTAGGGATTGTCAGAATCTAAGATCTATTGGAAGGGGCATGCTACCTTTATCTCTAAAATCACTGCGAATTGACCATTGTGAAGAGCTGAAATTTTTGGAGGATTTAAGTGTTTCTCTTCTTGAACGCTTATGGATTTCTGAGTGCGGATCTCTCAAGTGCATATCATTAGATGGTCCATTGCCTGAGACACTCAACCAACTAGATGTTGGTGGTTGCAAAGCGCTGGAAACATTATCATCTAGTAGAAATA GTCTACACCATCTTCCTTGCCTTGAGTCGATTAAAATAGATGGATGTCCAAAATTGTCGGTGAGAGAAGGTGTTCCCACCAGCCTTAGACAACtcttaattaatgaatgtgaAGATGACAAGGGAATGGGAATTGAAGAACTCCCACAGCTTAAATCCATCTCAGACCTGACCAACCTCACCGCTCTTGAAAG TGGCGTCACCTCTCTTACAAAGTTGTACATTGAGGAATGCCAAAAGCtcaaatcaattccaagtctcagcggcctcacctctcttCAAGAGTTGACGATCGCTACTCTCCCACAACTTGAATCAATCCAAGATCTGAGCAACCTCACCTCTCTTGAAGATTTACAAATTTCCAAATGCCCAAGGatcaaatcaattccaagtctcagcGGCCTCACCCCTCTTCAAGAGTTGAGGATCGCTGATCTGCCACAGCTTGAATCAATCCAAGATCTGAGCAACCTCACCTCTCTTGAAGATTTACAAATTTCCAAATGCCTAAGGatcaaatcaattccaagtctGAGCAGCCTCACCTCTCTTACGGGATTCAAAATTGAGGAATGCCCAAGTCTTATATCAATTCCACATCTCAGCAGCCTCACCTCACTTCAGTCTTTACGTATTACAGAGTGTCCTCTGCTTATAAAACGATGGAAAAGTGTTACGGGAAAATATTCCTCAAAGATTGCTCAAATTCCTAAAGTTGTAATAGATGGAAAATTCATCTACAATTTAAAGGAGTACGAAGTTGATCGTCGgagctctctctctctaattttCCTGATGGCACAGATACGTCTAATTCCATCAAAG CTGATGATCAACAAGAATATCTCAATGGTGGTTTGTCCAG AGGATCTTTCAGTAacagattaa
- the LOC123220645 gene encoding mitogen-activated protein kinase homolog D5-like, which produces MEGGGAAAQQADTGMEEAPSDPQQPPAAGIENIPPTLSHGGRFIQYNIFGNIFEVTAKYRPHIMPIGKGAYGIVCSALNSETNEHVAIKKIANAFDNKIDAKRTLHEIKLIRHMDHENVIWLQSLKVKYTNSNTAIEMEKILRILKNKLLDHLLYNLRPHHAAMAS; this is translated from the exons ATGGAGGGAGGAGGTGCCGCGGCCCAGCAGGCAGACACGGGGATGGAAGAGGCGCCATCAGACCCTCAACAGCCACCGGCGGCGGGGATCGAGAACATCCCGCCCACGTTGAGTCATGGGGGACGATTTATTCAGTACAACATATTTGGGAACATATTTGAAGTGACGGCGAAGTATAGGCCGCATATTATGCCCATCGGGAAGGGCGCATATGGCATCGTTTG TTCGGCGTTGAATTCGGAGACAAATGAGCATGTGGCAATAAAGAAGATAGCAAATGCATTCGATAATAAGATTGATGCAAAGAGGACTCTTCATGAGATCAAGTTGATTCGACACATGGATCATGAAAAC GTGATCTGGTTGCAGAGTTTGAAAGTTAAGTACACAAACAGCAACACGGCTATAGAAATggagaaaatattaagaattttgaagaataaacTATTAGATCATTTGCTTTACAATCTTAGGCCTCATCATGCTGCTATGGCATCATAA